One Thiocapsa bogorovii DNA segment encodes these proteins:
- a CDS encoding M14 family metallopeptidase — MLQELDHLPEGILKAESHDLDRLLGAPTLIHLHGAREPALFVSVLMHGNETVGWEAIRALLRDRLERFGELRLPRALSLFIGNVSAAASGVRHLPGQPDYNRVWPGTDRPHTPEHDLMAKVVRIMAERGMFASLDLHNNTGSNPHYACVNRIDNRFLNLANLFGRIVVYFTRPAGVQSLAMAELCPSVTVECGRVGEHQGVEHARSFIEAALHLARISPHPVASQDIDLFHTVAQVKVREDVGFGFAPEEADLQLNPTIEHLNFCELPRGMAFARINPGFGIGLDVRDEHGRDVGERYFHVEDHELRLRQPVMPSMLTTNQVIIRQDCLCYLMERYSDHLPRED, encoded by the coding sequence ATGCTCCAAGAGCTCGATCACCTTCCGGAAGGCATCCTCAAGGCCGAAAGCCACGACCTGGATCGGCTGCTCGGAGCGCCGACCTTAATCCATCTGCACGGCGCACGCGAGCCCGCGCTCTTCGTGTCGGTGCTCATGCACGGCAACGAGACCGTCGGGTGGGAGGCGATCCGCGCATTGCTGCGCGACCGGCTCGAACGCTTCGGCGAGCTGCGCCTGCCGCGCGCGCTGAGCCTCTTCATCGGCAACGTCAGTGCAGCGGCATCCGGGGTGCGCCATCTGCCCGGACAGCCGGACTACAATCGTGTCTGGCCGGGCACCGATCGTCCGCATACCCCCGAACATGACCTCATGGCAAAGGTCGTGCGCATCATGGCCGAGCGCGGGATGTTCGCCAGCCTCGATCTGCACAACAACACCGGCTCCAATCCACACTATGCCTGCGTGAACCGGATCGACAACCGATTCCTGAACCTCGCGAATCTATTCGGACGCATCGTCGTCTATTTCACCCGACCGGCCGGCGTACAATCCCTCGCCATGGCCGAGCTGTGTCCGTCCGTCACGGTTGAATGCGGCAGGGTCGGCGAACATCAGGGGGTCGAGCATGCCCGCAGCTTCATCGAGGCCGCGCTGCACCTCGCCCGCATCTCACCGCATCCGGTGGCGTCGCAGGATATCGATCTGTTCCACACGGTGGCCCAGGTGAAGGTGCGCGAGGACGTGGGATTTGGATTCGCTCCGGAAGAGGCCGACTTGCAGCTCAATCCGACGATCGAGCACCTCAACTTCTGCGAGCTGCCGCGGGGCATGGCCTTCGCTCGCATCAACCCGGGATTCGGGATCGGTCTGGACGTGCGCGATGAGCATGGCCGGGATGTCGGCGAGCGTTATTTCCATGTCGAGGATCACGAGCTGCGGCTGCGTCAGCCCGTCATGCCCTCGATGCTGACGACCAATCAGGTCATCATCCGCCAGGATTGTCTCTGTTACCTGATGGAACGCTACAGCGACCATCTGCCGCGCGAAGACTGA
- the lipA gene encoding lipoyl synthase — MAFEQPLDAPSRTTPETHLRGHDKVSRIPVKVEPATEILRKPAWIRAKAPLGAGVSRIKSLLRKGKLATVCEEAMCPNLGECFNHGTATFMILGDICTRRCPFCDVAHGRPQPLDPLEPRHLAESIAAMGLRYVVITSVDRDDLRDGGAAHFAACLAAVRERSPAIKLEVLVPDFRGREAIALEQFVGAGVPDVFNHNLETVPRLYREARPGADYAGSLRLLAAFKAAHPGVPTKSGLMLGLGEMREEVDQTLRDLRAHDCDMLTLGQYLQPSRDHLPVKRYWTPDEFDDLRRFAESIGFSNVASAPMVRSSYHADRQASEVLDSSGSEGV; from the coding sequence ATGGCTTTCGAACAACCGCTTGATGCCCCTTCGCGGACAACCCCCGAAACCCACCTGCGCGGGCACGACAAGGTATCGCGCATCCCGGTCAAGGTCGAGCCCGCAACGGAGATTCTGCGCAAGCCAGCGTGGATTCGTGCCAAAGCACCGCTCGGAGCGGGCGTGAGCCGAATCAAGAGCCTGCTGCGCAAGGGCAAACTGGCGACCGTTTGCGAGGAGGCGATGTGCCCGAACCTGGGCGAGTGCTTCAATCACGGGACCGCGACCTTCATGATCCTGGGCGACATCTGCACGCGTCGCTGTCCCTTCTGCGATGTCGCGCACGGGCGTCCGCAGCCTCTAGATCCGCTTGAGCCGCGACATCTGGCCGAGTCGATCGCGGCCATGGGCCTTCGCTATGTCGTGATCACATCGGTCGACCGGGACGATCTTCGTGACGGCGGAGCCGCGCATTTTGCGGCCTGTCTGGCCGCGGTTCGCGAACGCAGTCCGGCAATCAAGCTCGAGGTCTTAGTGCCCGATTTCCGTGGTCGCGAGGCGATTGCCCTCGAGCAGTTCGTCGGCGCCGGCGTGCCGGATGTCTTCAACCACAATCTCGAGACGGTTCCGCGACTCTACCGCGAGGCGCGCCCCGGCGCGGACTATGCCGGCTCGTTGCGATTGCTCGCTGCATTCAAGGCGGCGCATCCGGGCGTTCCGACCAAATCGGGATTGATGCTCGGTCTCGGGGAGATGCGCGAGGAGGTCGACCAGACGCTGCGGGATCTGCGTGCGCATGATTGCGACATGCTCACCCTGGGCCAGTATCTCCAGCCTAGCCGCGATCACCTGCCCGTAAAGCGCTACTGGACACCGGACGAGTTCGACGACCTGCGGCGCTTCGCCGAGTCGATCGGCTTTTCCAATGTTGCGAGCGCGCCGATGGTGCGCTCGTCCTACCACGCCGATCGTCAGGCGAGCGAGGTGCTCGACAGCTCGGGATCGGAAGGCGTTTGA
- the idi gene encoding isopentenyl-diphosphate Delta-isomerase: MSARIVPPIAADALERASQRDASEQVILVDDRDQILGPAGKIDAHRDGQLHRAFSILVFDADDRLLLQRRADVKYHFATRWSNTCCGHPRPDEPTTRAAGRRLKEEFGIRVPLTERSQLVYRAEDQASGLIEHEYLHVFFGVYAGDPRPDPSEIGAWRWMSVPAIHRALARRPEWFTPWFGLLMNRLFPR, from the coding sequence TTGAGTGCTCGAATCGTACCCCCGATTGCGGCCGACGCCTTGGAACGCGCATCGCAGCGCGACGCCAGCGAGCAGGTCATCCTGGTCGATGACCGGGACCAGATCCTCGGCCCCGCCGGGAAGATCGACGCGCATCGCGACGGTCAATTGCACCGCGCCTTCTCGATCCTGGTCTTCGACGCCGACGACCGACTCTTGCTGCAGCGGCGCGCCGATGTGAAATATCATTTCGCGACACGTTGGTCCAACACCTGCTGCGGCCATCCCAGGCCGGACGAGCCGACGACCCGGGCCGCCGGGCGACGCCTGAAGGAAGAATTCGGAATCCGGGTTCCGCTCACGGAACGCTCCCAGCTCGTCTACCGTGCGGAGGATCAGGCCTCCGGTTTGATCGAGCACGAGTATCTTCACGTTTTCTTCGGCGTTTACGCCGGGGATCCTCGCCCCGATCCCTCCGAGATCGGTGCCTGGCGGTGGATGTCCGTCCCGGCCATCCACCGCGCTCTCGCGCGCCGGCCCGAGTGGTTTACGCCCTGGTTCGGACTGCTGATGAATCGCCTGTTCCCGCGATGA